In one Echinicola marina genomic region, the following are encoded:
- a CDS encoding KdsC family phosphatase, whose amino-acid sequence MKNYLKDIPEEIYEKASKIKLLITDVDGVLTDGGVIYDDHYLELKKFNVKDGLIVKVLQNNGVMIGAITGRNSPVVRSRCKELGFDFHYHGIRDKREKLYEVLEEFNLKLSEVAYIGDDLIDLPILAKVGLSVAPLDALPYVREEVDMVSSLAGGRGVFREVGDLILSSKGLLKKIIKELIEK is encoded by the coding sequence ATGAAAAATTACCTTAAGGATATTCCTGAAGAAATTTATGAAAAAGCCTCCAAAATCAAACTGCTCATTACCGACGTGGATGGGGTGCTGACAGATGGAGGAGTGATATATGATGATCATTATCTGGAATTGAAAAAATTCAATGTAAAAGATGGACTGATCGTTAAAGTTTTGCAAAACAATGGTGTAATGATAGGTGCCATCACTGGTCGTAATTCGCCGGTGGTGCGAAGTAGGTGTAAGGAGCTGGGCTTTGATTTTCACTATCATGGCATTAGGGATAAGCGAGAAAAGCTGTATGAGGTATTGGAGGAGTTTAATCTTAAATTATCAGAGGTGGCTTATATCGGTGATGATTTGATTGATTTACCTATCCTTGCTAAAGTAGGCCTGTCCGTAGCACCATTGGATGCTTTACCTTATGTAAGGGAGGAAGTGGACATGGTTTCTTCATTGGCCGGTGGAAGGGGTGTTTTCCGCGAGGTAGGTGATTTGATATTGAGCTCCAAGGGACTATTGAAAAAGATTATTAAAGAATTGATAGAAAAATAG
- the kdsA gene encoding 3-deoxy-8-phosphooctulonate synthase, which produces MQVFKQVMKITDEVVLGKDKPVLFSGPCAVESFDICMEIGSTVKAEAEKNGFSYVFKASFDKANRTSSGSFRGIGMDQSLEVLQRVGKELGVPIVTDIHESYQANEVAAVADVLQIPAFLCRQTDLLLAAGKTGKAIKIKRGQFMAPEDMQYAVSKVRSTGNDNVCLTERGFTMGYHNLVVDMRSLPTMRQFAPVVFDITHSVQQPGGQGGSSGGQREFAPFLARAAAATGVDGFFIETHPEPAKALSDGPNMIPLHRMADFLSMLKESWSLGQRYVDFEVQ; this is translated from the coding sequence ATGCAAGTATTTAAGCAGGTCATGAAAATCACCGATGAAGTGGTTTTGGGCAAAGATAAGCCAGTATTGTTTTCGGGGCCATGTGCCGTGGAGAGTTTTGATATCTGCATGGAAATAGGCAGTACCGTAAAAGCAGAGGCAGAAAAGAATGGTTTTTCTTATGTTTTTAAAGCATCATTTGATAAAGCCAATAGGACTTCCTCAGGTTCCTTTCGAGGAATAGGGATGGATCAGTCCCTGGAAGTGCTCCAAAGAGTAGGCAAGGAACTGGGCGTGCCTATCGTAACTGACATTCATGAGAGCTATCAAGCCAATGAAGTAGCAGCGGTGGCCGATGTACTACAGATCCCAGCATTTCTATGTAGGCAGACAGATCTGCTTTTAGCAGCAGGAAAAACAGGCAAAGCCATTAAGATCAAAAGGGGGCAATTTATGGCGCCAGAGGATATGCAATATGCTGTCAGCAAGGTAAGGTCAACCGGAAATGACAATGTATGCCTTACCGAGCGAGGTTTTACCATGGGCTATCATAATTTGGTAGTGGACATGAGGTCTTTGCCAACCATGAGACAGTTTGCTCCAGTTGTTTTTGATATTACCCATTCTGTGCAGCAGCCTGGAGGGCAAGGCGGTTCCAGTGGTGGTCAGCGGGAGTTTGCACCGTTTTTGGCCAGGGCTGCAGCAGCTACTGGCGTGGATGGGTTCTTTATTGAAACACATCCAGAACCTGCCAAGGCCCTTAGTGACGGGCCTAATATGATTCCACTACATAGGATGGCGGATTTCTTGAGCATGCTGAAGGAAAGTTGGAGCCTTGGTCAGCGATATGTGGATTTTGAAGTTCAATAA
- a CDS encoding L,D-transpeptidase family protein, with amino-acid sequence MNKVIFAFAISFLFILNSVYAQSKETDVSGEIRNLLESSSLGELSHGAIGNFSQYDLLIKFYSNRGFQAAWTSGGRLSSQAVALRDQVEASLYDGLLPSDYYLEQIDDIIQHFEIEQMGENSLQLAYIDLIFSESYLKMATDLYKGKIPQEAIKTGWQIQAKKVKVKFEEVLESAIQGDTIGQSIKTFWPDYKVYANIRESLRDYYEMASSSEERVAKLTYKKLIKLGDSNRLIPEIRSRLVGGESGGDDLYDSALMKEVLKVQKRFGLNADGIIGPETVRALNETPADMIRRIAVNLERLRWLPDTVIEDRFIMVNIANYQLDYVQSNGLDTLFSSKVIVGKQYRSTPVFNGEMSYIVFSPTWTVPASIVRGEMIPKIKKDAGYLSSNHMQILTYSGKEVDPASLDWSEVSSKNFPYMVRQLPGPHNSLGLVKFIFPNKFNVYIHDTPVKSLFDKDIRAFSHGCIRLQKPEAFAEIVLQDNSLWDKEKIFEAMHSGKETTVMLKKKIPVVILYLTFWRDASGKDYIRKDIYDRDEAIAEALFH; translated from the coding sequence ATGAATAAGGTCATTTTTGCTTTCGCTATTTCTTTTTTATTCATTTTAAACTCCGTTTATGCCCAATCAAAGGAGACTGATGTATCTGGGGAGATCAGGAATTTGTTAGAGTCAAGTAGTTTGGGAGAACTGTCCCATGGTGCCATAGGGAATTTTAGTCAATATGATTTATTGATAAAATTTTATTCCAATAGAGGATTTCAAGCAGCTTGGACCAGTGGAGGCCGACTAAGTAGTCAAGCAGTGGCTTTAAGAGATCAAGTGGAAGCATCGCTTTATGATGGATTATTGCCCAGTGACTATTATTTGGAGCAAATAGATGATATTATTCAACATTTCGAGATTGAACAAATGGGAGAAAATTCCCTTCAACTGGCATATATTGATTTGATTTTTTCTGAGAGCTACCTGAAGATGGCTACAGACCTGTACAAGGGGAAGATTCCACAAGAAGCCATCAAAACAGGTTGGCAAATTCAGGCTAAAAAGGTGAAGGTGAAGTTTGAGGAGGTACTTGAAAGTGCCATTCAGGGTGATACCATTGGGCAAAGCATCAAGACATTTTGGCCAGACTATAAGGTTTATGCAAATATCAGAGAAAGTTTAAGGGACTATTATGAAATGGCATCATCCTCAGAGGAGAGAGTGGCTAAATTAACTTATAAAAAACTGATTAAGTTGGGAGATAGCAATCGCCTGATACCTGAGATAAGATCAAGGTTGGTTGGAGGAGAAAGTGGAGGGGATGATTTATATGATTCGGCCCTGATGAAGGAAGTTTTGAAGGTTCAGAAGCGCTTTGGCTTAAATGCAGATGGGATAATAGGCCCAGAAACCGTGCGGGCTTTAAATGAAACTCCTGCAGATATGATTCGAAGGATAGCTGTTAATTTGGAGCGGCTCAGGTGGCTGCCGGATACAGTGATAGAGGATAGGTTTATTATGGTGAACATTGCCAACTATCAGCTTGATTATGTTCAGAGCAATGGTTTGGATACGCTGTTCAGCTCCAAGGTGATCGTAGGGAAGCAGTATAGATCAACGCCGGTGTTTAATGGTGAGATGTCTTATATTGTGTTTAGCCCAACATGGACGGTGCCTGCTTCTATTGTCAGGGGAGAGATGATTCCAAAGATCAAAAAGGATGCAGGTTATTTAAGCAGCAACCATATGCAGATTTTGACATATTCGGGTAAAGAAGTGGATCCTGCCAGTTTAGATTGGTCGGAGGTCTCATCAAAGAATTTTCCTTATATGGTTAGGCAGTTACCAGGCCCACATAATTCACTGGGACTTGTGAAATTTATTTTTCCCAATAAATTCAATGTTTATATTCATGATACTCCCGTCAAATCACTTTTTGATAAAGATATTAGGGCATTCAGCCATGGCTGTATCAGGCTTCAAAAGCCTGAGGCATTTGCCGAGATCGTACTTCAGGATAATTCTCTATGGGACAAGGAAAAAATCTTTGAAGCCATGCATTCAGGAAAGGAAACGACCGTGATGCTTAAGAAGAAAATACCTGTGGTGATTTTATATCTTACTTTTTGGAGGGATGCCAGCGGAAAGGATTATATCAGAAAAGATATCTATGACAGGGATGAAGCAATCGCCGAGGCACTTTTTCATTAA
- a CDS encoding murein L,D-transpeptidase catalytic domain family protein, which produces MLKKSGFILTLLISLILFAYTPAREIKPIPHSAETRKLSTVIIEKIKKELLEGNFDSSLSEEALNHGVYGYLNLIQSGLIAPNKPLTIIDFSLPSSSKRLWTIDPKDGQILHHTYVTHGRNSGNLMATKFSNTNASFMSSLGFYLTAETYYGKHGYSLRLDGLEKGLNDQARERAIVIHGAEYANPEFIQKTGRLGRSLGCPALPMNEYKKIIDTIKDESCLFIYAPQENYVSSSQLLARQ; this is translated from the coding sequence ATGCTAAAGAAATCTGGATTTATCCTGACACTTTTGATCAGTCTCATCTTATTTGCTTACACTCCGGCTCGGGAAATAAAGCCAATACCTCATTCAGCCGAAACAAGGAAATTGAGCACTGTGATAATAGAAAAAATAAAAAAGGAGCTATTGGAGGGGAATTTTGATAGTTCATTATCAGAGGAAGCCTTAAACCATGGAGTTTATGGATACCTAAATTTAATCCAATCCGGCCTGATAGCCCCTAACAAACCTTTGACGATCATAGACTTCAGTCTTCCATCCTCTTCTAAAAGACTTTGGACCATAGACCCCAAAGATGGCCAGATCCTTCACCACACTTATGTTACACACGGCAGAAACAGTGGCAACCTAATGGCTACCAAATTCTCCAACACCAATGCCAGTTTTATGAGTAGTCTCGGTTTTTACCTGACTGCAGAAACCTATTATGGAAAACATGGCTATTCTCTAAGACTCGATGGATTGGAAAAAGGACTCAATGACCAAGCCCGTGAAAGGGCCATCGTTATACATGGTGCCGAATATGCCAACCCTGAATTTATCCAAAAAACGGGTAGACTTGGACGAAGCTTGGGCTGTCCAGCCTTACCTATGAATGAATACAAGAAAATCATCGATACCATCAAAGATGAAAGCTGTCTGTTTATTTACGCCCCCCAAGAAAACTATGTCAGTAGCAGTCAATTATTGGCAAGGCAATAA
- a CDS encoding 6-pyruvoyl trahydropterin synthase family protein, which produces MKVSVYRKEHFNAAHRLYNPEWSDEKNQSVFGKCNNPSFHGHNYELVVKLVGEIDPQTGYVYDMKVLSDLIKERILKKFDHKNLNLDTDEFKQLNPTAENIAVVIWNILRKEIEEKYDLTVRLYETERNYVEYDGD; this is translated from the coding sequence ATGAAAGTATCGGTTTACCGAAAGGAGCATTTTAATGCGGCGCATAGATTGTATAATCCAGAATGGTCAGATGAAAAAAATCAATCAGTTTTTGGTAAGTGCAATAACCCGAGCTTTCATGGCCATAATTATGAGTTGGTCGTTAAATTGGTAGGAGAGATCGACCCACAAACAGGTTACGTGTATGATATGAAGGTGCTAAGCGATCTCATAAAGGAACGAATACTAAAGAAGTTTGATCATAAAAATTTAAATCTCGATACAGATGAATTCAAACAACTTAACCCAACTGCAGAAAACATTGCTGTGGTTATTTGGAATATTTTAAGGAAAGAAATAGAAGAAAAATACGATCTAACGGTTCGATTATATGAAACAGAAAGAAATTATGTTGAATACGACGGGGATTAA
- the folE gene encoding GTP cyclohydrolase I FolE — protein MKQKEIMLNTTGINIDRSIDEMGDEHIGTSHETPLRDDAFEMDDELKMELIEKHFKEIMHVLGLDLKDDSLSGTPRRVAKMFIQEVFSGLDPKNKPEVKLFENKYKYSEMLVEKDITFFSHCEHHFVPIYGKAHVAYISNGHVIGLSKINRIVQYFAKRPQVQERLTMQIGNELKEILGTEDIAVVIDAHHMCVSSRGVKDVNSKTVTSFYSGKFDQDEKTRAEFMQYITMG, from the coding sequence ATGAAACAGAAAGAAATTATGTTGAATACGACGGGGATTAATATAGATAGGTCTATAGATGAAATGGGGGATGAACATATAGGGACTTCCCATGAGACACCATTGAGAGACGATGCATTTGAGATGGATGATGAGCTGAAAATGGAGCTTATCGAAAAACATTTTAAAGAGATCATGCATGTGTTAGGATTGGATCTGAAGGATGATAGTCTCAGCGGAACCCCTCGTAGAGTTGCGAAAATGTTTATACAGGAAGTTTTCAGTGGTCTGGACCCAAAGAATAAGCCTGAAGTAAAACTATTCGAAAATAAGTATAAGTACAGCGAGATGTTGGTGGAGAAAGATATTACCTTCTTCTCTCACTGTGAGCATCATTTTGTGCCTATATATGGAAAAGCCCATGTCGCATATATTTCTAATGGTCATGTAATTGGTCTGTCCAAAATCAACAGGATCGTCCAGTATTTTGCTAAACGTCCACAGGTTCAGGAAAGGTTGACGATGCAAATAGGAAATGAGTTGAAGGAAATTTTAGGAACAGAAGATATAGCTGTAGTGATCGATGCTCATCATATGTGTGTGTCCTCTAGAGGAGTTAAGGATGTGAATAGTAAGACCGTTACTTCTTTTTATAGTGGTAAGTTTGATCAAGACGAAAAGACCAGAGCTGAGTTTATGCAGTACATTACGATGGGGTAA
- a CDS encoding RNA polymerase sigma factor, whose amino-acid sequence MPLIKVSYCQKEDHQLWIDMKSGDRLAFDHIFNVHVGHLQSYGQSFTSDEHIIDDCLQEVFCRIWQKRTQLKVTDNIRYYLMAAFRKELLKTLKRNTKRYSLIGRLLPDSSIDFNAKLETSFMEEDSRQEQMKILNQCFKKLSSRQKEIVYLKYYNGLSFDEVSQILGLTKKSVYNALSKAMMILRKNMSA is encoded by the coding sequence ATGCCTTTAATTAAAGTTTCCTATTGCCAAAAAGAGGATCATCAGTTATGGATTGACATGAAATCAGGTGATCGATTAGCTTTTGACCATATTTTTAACGTTCATGTAGGGCATTTACAGTCATACGGTCAAAGTTTTACAAGTGATGAACATATAATAGATGATTGTTTGCAGGAGGTTTTTTGTAGGATATGGCAGAAAAGAACCCAGTTAAAAGTCACTGATAATATAAGGTATTATTTAATGGCTGCTTTTAGAAAAGAATTACTTAAAACACTAAAGAGAAATACTAAGAGGTACTCTTTGATAGGAAGGTTGCTACCAGATTCTTCAATTGATTTTAATGCTAAACTGGAAACATCCTTTATGGAGGAAGATTCCCGTCAGGAGCAAATGAAGATCTTAAACCAGTGCTTTAAAAAGCTTAGTTCTAGGCAAAAAGAAATCGTTTATTTAAAGTATTATAATGGTTTGAGTTTTGATGAAGTCAGTCAAATCCTTGGGCTGACAAAGAAGTCGGTTTATAATGCACTTTCGAAGGCCATGATGATTTTGAGAAAAAATATGTCAGCTTGA
- a CDS encoding FecR family protein, which translates to MKDKNIKYQKYQVEDFLSDESFIDWVKGMDSKVDWEEVLAWFPHLQHNAKEARKIINKLNFEQEQSPERISELQRRINKKIDQSENSKKEAQIVALHDRKTHYQYKSQRSNSWAWVASVAVLIIGFIGMWIWEDTREDIPEFKEVPYVTKSTEKGQKLTTRLSDGTIVTLNSVSQIYFEEIFNDTVRMVTLKGEAFFDVAKDSRPFRVKSNGTVTTALGTSFNIKQEKERVSISLVTGKVGVNMVSNTGMKESTLLIPGEQVAVDVKDKISFVKGKFDESDVLAWKRGILSFNKSNSEEVWRELEKWYGVEIAIQGEKIKKQDWNYTGSFDNESLENVLESMAFVKGFKFEITGDQVKIY; encoded by the coding sequence TTGAAAGACAAGAATATTAAATATCAAAAGTACCAAGTAGAGGATTTTCTTTCGGATGAGTCGTTTATTGACTGGGTAAAAGGAATGGATTCTAAGGTTGACTGGGAAGAGGTGCTTGCATGGTTCCCTCATTTACAGCATAATGCCAAAGAAGCGAGGAAAATCATCAATAAGCTGAATTTTGAGCAAGAGCAAAGTCCTGAAAGAATATCGGAACTGCAACGAAGAATCAATAAAAAAATCGATCAATCTGAAAATTCTAAAAAGGAGGCCCAAATAGTGGCTCTCCATGATAGAAAAACGCATTACCAATATAAGTCCCAAAGAAGTAATAGTTGGGCTTGGGTGGCCTCGGTAGCTGTTTTGATAATTGGATTTATTGGAATGTGGATATGGGAAGATACAAGGGAAGATATTCCAGAATTCAAAGAGGTGCCTTATGTAACCAAATCTACGGAAAAGGGACAGAAATTGACAACTAGGTTGAGCGATGGGACTATTGTAACTTTAAACTCAGTTAGCCAGATCTATTTTGAGGAAATTTTTAATGATACGGTCAGAATGGTGACCTTGAAAGGAGAGGCGTTTTTTGATGTCGCCAAAGATAGCCGCCCGTTTAGGGTCAAATCAAATGGTACGGTGACCACTGCCTTGGGCACTTCATTTAATATAAAGCAGGAAAAGGAAAGGGTAAGTATTTCATTGGTCACCGGTAAGGTTGGGGTCAATATGGTCAGCAATACAGGGATGAAGGAATCTACGCTTTTGATACCTGGTGAGCAGGTAGCTGTAGATGTCAAGGATAAAATAAGTTTTGTAAAGGGGAAGTTTGATGAGTCAGATGTACTGGCATGGAAACGGGGCATTCTTTCATTTAACAAATCAAATAGCGAAGAGGTCTGGAGGGAATTAGAAAAGTGGTACGGGGTGGAGATAGCCATTCAGGGAGAAAAAATAAAAAAACAGGATTGGAATTATACGGGAAGCTTTGATAATGAAAGTCTGGAAAATGTCCTTGAAAGTATGGCCTTTGTAAAAGGCTTTAAGTTTGAAATAACCGGAGACCAAGTGAAAATATATTAA
- a CDS encoding SusC/RagA family TonB-linked outer membrane protein — MKKTLLELKYRHCFLLVLGLCIGVVGILRADGKNMGIHGQEEPIVVDVVFKNHSLEKAFSLIEKQTPLKFSYDSKDLDKSVRITKAFNNEKLTEVLGFIGNQASLDFMRLNNTVNVVKAKFKTKKEEPQVKEERTIFGVVKDTEGITIPGANIVEIGTTNGVAANVDGEFSLTLITANPKILVSFVGYKSLEVEIGASSKYEIVLEEDTEALEEVVVVGFGEQKKVSLVGSQSTVKAGELKLPNRSLTNSLGGRLAGVVSVQRSGEPGYDGADIFIRGIATFGSSPRSPLLIVDGVPDRGINDINPEDIESFTVLKDASATAVYGARGANGVIIINTKSGQPGKPQINVEVNHAVTQFTQLPEFVDAADFMRLYNEGLEVRGRSPQYTEEQILKHISGEDPDLYPNVNWYDELFNKYGYNRSANVNVRGGSDFANYYVSAGYFSETGMLKNDEVQSYNSQLKVDRFNFLTNVDVKVTKTTKLELGINGFIINGNYPGIGTGALFDEATQTPPHVIPTRYSNGQWPQVSGGGNIPNPYKDLTQSGYATEFRNTIRSNIRLRQELDAITEGLSATTMFSFDAYGWNNLNRTRSVQTYIATGRDENGELITQVVSPGSDVLGFNNSRGGNRKFYTETALNYNRSFGKHDVSGLLLYYQSDYVNGDAGDLIASIPFRHRGLSGRGTYGYDERYFIEANFGYSGSENFSPKKRYGFFPSFGTGWLVSNEEFFQPIKNVISHLKFRYTYGLTGNSDTGSRFLFQTRINDLGGGSGYTFGVPGNTRTWEGLEEGQVGSDVTWETGKRHNLGIEISSLDDDLSLIVELFKERRTGILLIQNDIPGASGFTSNIPYGNIGITENKGIDVTLNYNKYFPSSALLDFVSFRGTFNYNQNKNVYDGLPPWQHPWENRVGHRIDQRFGYVALGLFEDEEDIQNSPEQAGDIRPGDIKYQDLNGDGMINSYDQKAIGYGSIPQILYGLNLGVGIKRFEFVVFFQGAGMSDFMYSGGTGTTPFAEGPTRGNLYKKALDRWTPENPNPNAFYPRLSTRQDVTTNYYGSTWWLYRSDYIRLKNAEVAYNFSMKSLEKYGMKNLRVYVNGTNLLTFSPWKIWDPELGDGRGTAYPNTTAINLGVRASFQ; from the coding sequence ATGAAAAAAACATTACTTGAACTTAAATACCGACATTGTTTCCTGTTGGTATTGGGGTTATGTATAGGAGTGGTGGGGATTTTACGTGCAGATGGAAAAAATATGGGAATACATGGGCAGGAAGAGCCCATTGTGGTGGATGTGGTTTTCAAAAACCATAGTCTGGAAAAGGCTTTCAGCTTAATAGAGAAACAGACTCCGTTGAAGTTTTCCTATGACAGCAAGGATTTGGATAAGAGTGTACGTATCACGAAAGCTTTTAACAATGAAAAACTAACTGAAGTGCTAGGCTTTATTGGTAATCAGGCCTCGCTGGATTTTATGAGGCTCAACAATACTGTCAATGTCGTAAAGGCCAAATTCAAAACAAAAAAGGAGGAACCTCAGGTCAAGGAAGAGAGGACCATTTTTGGCGTCGTGAAAGATACAGAAGGGATTACTATTCCCGGTGCAAATATCGTGGAAATCGGGACCACAAATGGTGTAGCCGCCAATGTGGATGGTGAGTTTTCGCTGACATTGATCACAGCAAATCCGAAGATCCTGGTTTCATTTGTGGGCTATAAGTCCTTGGAAGTGGAGATCGGTGCTTCTAGTAAGTATGAGATAGTTCTGGAGGAAGACACCGAGGCCCTGGAAGAAGTGGTAGTGGTTGGATTTGGAGAACAGAAAAAAGTGAGTTTGGTAGGGTCCCAATCAACTGTAAAAGCAGGAGAGCTTAAATTGCCCAACAGAAGTTTGACCAATTCCCTAGGAGGAAGGTTAGCAGGTGTTGTTTCAGTACAGAGAAGTGGGGAACCGGGATATGATGGTGCGGATATATTTATTCGAGGTATTGCTACATTTGGTTCAAGTCCGCGTAGTCCCTTGTTAATAGTGGACGGTGTACCGGATAGGGGGATCAATGACATTAATCCCGAAGATATCGAGAGTTTTACAGTCCTGAAGGATGCATCTGCCACAGCAGTATATGGTGCTAGAGGGGCCAATGGGGTGATCATCATCAACACAAAATCGGGTCAGCCCGGAAAACCACAAATCAATGTGGAAGTTAATCATGCCGTCACCCAGTTCACCCAGTTGCCGGAGTTTGTGGATGCAGCGGATTTTATGCGCTTATACAATGAAGGTTTGGAAGTTAGGGGCAGAAGTCCACAATACACTGAAGAACAGATCCTCAAGCATATTTCCGGTGAAGACCCTGATTTGTACCCCAACGTGAATTGGTATGATGAGCTGTTCAATAAATATGGATATAATAGAAGTGCCAATGTGAATGTTAGAGGAGGTTCGGATTTTGCCAACTATTATGTTTCAGCAGGGTATTTCTCAGAAACAGGCATGTTGAAAAATGATGAGGTACAGTCTTATAATTCCCAGTTAAAAGTCGATCGATTCAATTTCCTAACAAATGTGGATGTAAAGGTGACCAAGACCACAAAACTGGAATTGGGAATTAACGGTTTTATCATTAATGGTAATTATCCTGGTATTGGAACAGGAGCCCTTTTTGACGAGGCTACACAGACACCTCCCCATGTCATCCCAACAAGGTACTCCAATGGTCAATGGCCACAAGTATCGGGAGGCGGGAATATTCCCAACCCTTATAAAGATTTGACACAGTCCGGCTATGCTACAGAATTCAGAAACACTATCCGGTCAAATATTCGCCTCAGACAAGAACTTGATGCCATTACAGAAGGATTAAGTGCAACGACCATGTTTTCCTTTGATGCTTATGGCTGGAATAACTTGAACAGAACTAGAAGCGTACAGACCTATATTGCCACTGGAAGAGATGAAAATGGAGAACTGATTACCCAAGTGGTTTCGCCGGGATCCGATGTCCTTGGTTTTAATAATTCAAGAGGAGGAAACAGGAAATTTTATACGGAAACAGCCCTCAATTACAATCGCTCTTTTGGTAAGCACGATGTTTCAGGCCTATTACTGTATTATCAATCCGACTATGTGAATGGTGATGCAGGTGATTTAATTGCTTCCATTCCTTTTAGACATAGAGGACTTTCTGGAAGAGGAACCTATGGTTATGATGAAAGGTATTTTATCGAGGCCAATTTTGGGTATTCTGGGTCAGAAAACTTCTCTCCCAAGAAAAGATATGGCTTTTTCCCTTCTTTTGGTACAGGATGGTTGGTTTCCAATGAGGAGTTTTTTCAGCCCATTAAAAATGTCATCAGTCATTTGAAATTCCGGTATACCTACGGACTGACAGGTAACAGTGATACCGGCTCAAGGTTCCTTTTCCAAACAAGAATAAATGATTTGGGAGGTGGTTCAGGCTATACATTTGGTGTGCCAGGAAATACAAGAACCTGGGAAGGACTTGAAGAGGGACAAGTAGGCTCAGATGTGACTTGGGAAACCGGTAAGCGCCATAATTTAGGGATAGAAATCAGTTCATTAGATGATGACCTTTCCTTGATCGTGGAACTTTTTAAAGAACGTCGTACAGGGATTTTGTTGATACAAAATGATATTCCTGGAGCCTCTGGATTTACATCTAATATCCCGTATGGCAATATAGGGATCACAGAAAACAAGGGGATTGATGTTACGCTCAACTATAATAAATATTTTCCATCCAGTGCTCTTTTGGACTTTGTGTCGTTTAGGGGAACATTTAATTACAACCAAAACAAAAACGTATATGATGGGCTTCCTCCTTGGCAACATCCTTGGGAAAATAGGGTAGGACATCGTATAGATCAGCGATTTGGTTATGTTGCTTTAGGATTATTTGAAGATGAAGAAGATATCCAGAATTCTCCTGAGCAGGCTGGAGATATCCGTCCTGGGGATATCAAATACCAAGATTTGAACGGAGACGGGATGATCAATAGTTATGACCAGAAAGCGATTGGTTACGGTTCTATTCCCCAGATTTTGTACGGTCTTAATTTAGGAGTAGGGATTAAACGCTTTGAATTTGTGGTGTTCTTCCAAGGAGCTGGAATGTCTGATTTTATGTACTCAGGAGGAACAGGTACCACTCCTTTTGCAGAAGGTCCAACAAGGGGGAACCTATACAAAAAAGCCTTGGACCGTTGGACTCCCGAAAATCCCAATCCTAATGCCTTTTATCCTAGATTATCCACTAGACAGGATGTGACTACCAATTATTATGGGAGTACCTGGTGGCTGTACAGGTCTGATTATATCAGGTTGAAGAATGCTGAGGTAGCCTATAATTTCAGTATGAAATCCTTGGAAAAATATGGTATGAAAAACCTTAGGGTTTATGTGAATGGAACCAATCTCTTGACGTTCTCTCCTTGGAAAATATGGGATCCTGAATTGGGTGATGGCAGAGGAACTGCATACCCAAATACTACTGCCATTAACCTTGGTGTAAGAGCTAGTTTTCAATAA